From a single bacterium genomic region:
- a CDS encoding OmpA family protein, with the protein MKGKKLSWFAWLLIVGVLGSIAFFSVRAFGPGIGDRLASWFPERHVAESSVPLKVTLPDRGDVTLPQRLTAKQDLGVFPQVSPSELQPGCGDLPEVRWGLWFWNTHNGMILANGGPQSARGSAMCAKGVNLTLVREDEVPNQLSGLVKFAQAYAGGEEYPRDGYAFVSFMGDGTAAILTEVNATLEKLGLEYRAQVVGSLGYSRGEDALMGPVSWRLDPQNMRGAVILAYLRDGDWDIGMKFAGDNGICNNPDERTYDPNCINWMAADSYTDAANKYVANACETRPVVSKGKKTGEERKVCADGVATWTPGDNIVADQRGGLVRIVATDTYYYQMPNAVIGIRKWMRDHTRLVDGMLEASFDANQTMRDSDDAMRRASALAAIVYHEQGADAAYIYKYFKGVTESDKQGLMVERGGSSVNNLADNCKLFGLQSCAPGSTSLYRATYETFGNIVVQQYPNLVPSYQPYEHVVDTSFLERIVARGAPRAAPDQPTFAAHTSVQQVISRRSWNISFDSGKATFSNGAFQDLQQLSSDLVIAGRAKVVVEGHTDATGNADQNFALSEARAFAVKHWLEKRDPVNFPKNRVEVVAYGQTRPVASNVTPEGRAQNRRVEVVIGTSN; encoded by the coding sequence ATGAAGGGGAAGAAGCTGTCGTGGTTTGCATGGTTGCTCATCGTCGGTGTGCTGGGTTCCATCGCGTTCTTCAGTGTCCGGGCGTTCGGGCCCGGCATCGGCGATCGCCTCGCGTCGTGGTTTCCGGAGAGGCATGTGGCGGAGTCGAGCGTGCCGCTCAAGGTGACATTGCCGGATCGCGGTGACGTGACGCTGCCGCAGCGGCTGACCGCCAAGCAGGATCTCGGGGTGTTCCCGCAGGTCTCGCCGAGCGAGCTTCAGCCCGGGTGCGGAGACCTCCCGGAGGTGCGTTGGGGGCTGTGGTTCTGGAACACGCACAACGGTATGATCCTGGCCAACGGTGGACCACAGTCCGCCCGCGGTTCCGCGATGTGCGCGAAGGGCGTGAACCTGACCCTCGTCCGCGAGGATGAGGTCCCCAACCAGCTCAGCGGGTTGGTGAAGTTCGCGCAGGCGTACGCAGGTGGCGAGGAGTACCCGAGGGATGGCTACGCGTTCGTCTCGTTCATGGGTGACGGCACCGCCGCCATTCTCACCGAGGTCAACGCGACGCTCGAGAAGCTCGGGCTCGAGTACCGCGCGCAGGTCGTGGGCTCGCTGGGCTACTCGCGCGGCGAGGACGCGCTCATGGGGCCGGTCTCATGGCGTTTGGATCCGCAGAACATGCGTGGCGCGGTCATCCTGGCGTACCTCCGCGACGGTGATTGGGACATCGGCATGAAGTTTGCCGGTGATAACGGCATCTGCAACAACCCCGACGAGCGGACGTACGATCCGAACTGCATCAACTGGATGGCAGCGGATTCGTACACCGACGCGGCGAACAAGTACGTCGCCAATGCGTGCGAGACCCGTCCGGTCGTGTCCAAGGGCAAGAAGACCGGCGAGGAGCGGAAGGTGTGCGCGGACGGCGTGGCCACGTGGACGCCGGGCGACAACATCGTGGCCGACCAGCGTGGTGGCCTCGTGCGCATCGTCGCGACGGACACGTACTACTACCAGATGCCCAACGCGGTCATCGGCATCCGCAAGTGGATGCGCGACCACACGCGGCTCGTGGACGGCATGCTCGAGGCATCGTTCGATGCCAACCAGACGATGCGGGATTCGGACGATGCGATGCGGCGGGCCTCGGCGCTCGCGGCCATCGTGTACCACGAGCAGGGCGCCGACGCCGCGTACATCTACAAGTACTTCAAGGGCGTCACCGAGTCGGACAAGCAAGGCCTCATGGTCGAGCGCGGCGGCAGCTCCGTGAATAACCTCGCGGACAACTGCAAGCTCTTCGGCCTCCAGTCCTGCGCGCCCGGGTCCACGTCCCTCTACCGCGCGACGTACGAGACGTTCGGCAACATCGTGGTTCAGCAGTACCCGAACCTCGTGCCGAGCTACCAGCCGTACGAGCACGTCGTGGACACGAGTTTCCTCGAGCGCATCGTCGCACGCGGCGCTCCGCGGGCCGCACCGGATCAGCCGACGTTCGCAGCGCATACCTCGGTACAGCAGGTCATCTCTCGGAGGAGCTGGAACATCAGCTTCGATTCCGGCAAAGCGACGTTCTCGAATGGCGCCTTCCAGGATCTCCAGCAGCTCTCCAGCGATCTCGTCATCGCCGGCAGGGCCAAGGTCGTGGTTGAGGGGCACACCGATGCTACGGGCAACGCCGATCAGAACTTCGCGCTGTCGGAGGCGCGCGCGTTCGCGGTGAAGCACTGGCTCGAGAAGCGTGACCCCGTGAACTTCCCCAAGAATCGCGTCGAAGTCGTCGCCTACGGCCAGACCAGGCCCGTGGCGTCCAACGTGACCCCCGAGGGTCGTGCGCAGAACCGACGCGTCGAGGTGGTGATCGGCACGTCCAACTAG
- a CDS encoding nitrate ABC transporter permease, whose product MQVLRTLGQAFLPNRVVSSRVMAIIAIGWTMTALLVWVNSPFEVLPTPGDVFAAFPELWMNQGLSRELGTSFVLYIEAIAIASIFSFGVSYATVLPLLRPIVAAVSKGRFLGLIGLPFLFTILVGTGRPLKLALLVCGISVFLVTTMADEVANIARDRFDLARTLRMSEWRVVWEVVVLGTVDRAIDALRQNAAIGWMMLPMVEGISRTQGGVGAMLLDQNKHFHLASIFAVQLTLLAIGLGQDACFGFMKRIVCPYAFFTLERR is encoded by the coding sequence ATGCAAGTATTGAGGACGCTCGGGCAGGCATTCCTGCCCAATCGGGTCGTTTCATCGCGCGTCATGGCGATTATCGCGATAGGCTGGACGATGACCGCGCTCCTCGTGTGGGTGAACTCACCCTTCGAGGTTCTGCCGACGCCTGGTGACGTGTTCGCGGCGTTTCCGGAACTCTGGATGAACCAGGGGCTCTCGCGCGAGCTCGGGACGAGCTTCGTGCTGTACATCGAGGCCATCGCCATCGCGAGCATCTTCTCGTTCGGGGTGTCGTACGCGACCGTGCTCCCGCTCCTGCGGCCGATCGTCGCGGCGGTATCGAAGGGGCGATTCCTCGGGCTCATCGGGCTCCCGTTCCTGTTCACGATTCTCGTGGGGACCGGTCGGCCGTTGAAGCTCGCGCTCCTCGTCTGCGGGATTTCGGTGTTCCTCGTGACGACCATGGCGGACGAAGTGGCGAACATCGCGCGGGACCGGTTCGATCTCGCCCGCACGCTGCGCATGTCCGAGTGGCGTGTCGTGTGGGAGGTCGTCGTCCTCGGGACGGTGGACCGCGCCATTGACGCGCTGCGGCAGAACGCGGCGATCGGATGGATGATGCTCCCGATGGTGGAGGGCATCTCACGGACGCAGGGCGGCGTGGGAGCCATGCTCCTCGACCAGAACAAGCACTTCCACCTCGCGTCCATCTTCGCGGTGCAGCTCACGCTGCTCGCCATCGGGTTGGGACAGGATGCCTGCTTCGGATTCATGAAGCGCATCGTGTGCCCATACGCATTCTTCACCCTGGAACGGAGGTAA